In the Flavobacterium sp. 90 genome, AATTCGTTGATTTATAGGTTTTAATATCGATTCGTTAATCTTTTACAGGATTGTTAAAGCCAAATTTTCCGTGTCAAAAAAATACGCCAAAATCGAGAAAAGCTATTGTACTTTTCAATCGACTTTGACGTAAAAGGGCTATTGCTTTGGAACTTAATTTTTCTAATTAGTAGCTTAATTTAATTTCACCCATGCTGACCATGTTCCGTTGTTGCAATTTCGAACATAAGTATTAGGTATTGACCCCATTGAAATATAGGTTTGAGTTCCATAATCGCCAGCATCATCTGTTTTGCAGCTAGTTAACATTCCCCATGAAGGAGCAGTATCAGGGGCAAATTCACTTTGAGAATTTACCTGACAAGTATTAACAGAACTTCGTCTGTAACTTGTAAATAGAGTATTTAAATTCGTAATACTTTTATAAGGAACATCGGGAACGCTTATTTTTTCTCTTACTCCGCCATGAGTTTCCCACAATATTCCGTACCAATCACGTTCTATTGCTCCATCTTGTGGAATGGTAGTTAAATTTCCATTTGGAATTACCAATGCAGGTTTTACAGTGTCTCCTACGGGAGTTGTTAAAAAATCTCCTTTTAATGCTATTGTTCCTGCTTTATCTGGTATTAGAAAAGTTCTTGAAGTTGTTAGATTATCTGTATTTAATTCCGCTTGAACAGCTGCTCGACCAAATTTTATCCCTTTTGAGGTTACATCTGTTCTAAAGTCGCCATTAGAATTATGGGTAATTATTATTCCATCCGGTATTGTCATTAACATATTGTATGCTGTACCAGAAGGCTGCTTTAAATAGAGGGCTCCCGTGTTAAATGTTACATTCCCCTCAAAACCTTTATTACCGTTTATGGTTTGATTTCCGGATTTCTTTACATTTTCAAAATCTGTAAGTGCAACAAAAGCTGCAGTGGCTAATTGATTGGTGTTTGTTCCTAATGATGGTGTTGGACCTGTTGGGATTCCTTGAAATGTTGGTGAATTAATTGGAGCATAATATGTAGAGGATTGCCCACCAAGATTTGTCGCATTATTTGCTGTACCTGTAGTATTTTGATTTAATATTGGAAAATCACTCGCCGTTGCAATTACTGGAACACCGGTATTAGTTGTGTTTTTCAAAATACCGGTTGCTAATCCTGAAAGTAAAGTTCCATTAATTCCTTTTACAGTCAAAACAGTTGAACCAGTTGCATCACCTGTATGAGTTGCATTTGATACTTTTGAATCTAATTGTGTTTGAATGCTGGAAGTTACATCATTAAATGTTTGTTGATTTGCAGATTGGAATTTTTTTGTTGCTGTTTCGGTGATTTGGTCAGCTGCATAATCTCCAGTTTGGGCTGTAATTGCACCTTTACGGCCAAAAACGGTTGTTACATCACTAGTTGGTGTAAGCAATTCCTGCCAATCTGATAATAATGTTGGATTTTTACCTTTTAAGATAAAAGATTTATTTAAATCAGATCTTACTGCCAGGTCTCCGGTTTCTACAGCTAGAGCCAGCATTTCAGTTTCTGAAGCAACTACAAAAGTGTCATTTATGGTTATTGAAGGAATCTGTGAAGAGATCAGTTTTCCGTCAACACCAAGTCCGGCATATCCGTTTGCTACATTTTTATTGCTGGCATTTTCAGGAGTAAATCCAAGTGAATTTTGTTTAGCATTCCAAGTTGCTTTCTCAACATCTGTTACAAATCTATTATTTGTGTCCTGAGCAATAATACCTGGCGGATGATTTGCAGGATGTACATAATTTACGATTGTTGCAAGACGATTAATTTCTGTGTCTGCAAGCAAACTTTTTCCTGTAGATTTATCTACTTTGGTATTCTGCAATAGTTTTCCCATTTCGGCAGTCAAAGCTTTGGTTGTTCCGCCGGTTGTCAGGTCATTTATCAAAATAGAATTTAATGAAGTTTGAATGGTTTCAATAGCATCAACAATTTCCTGAATAGTATTTAAGTTACTATTATCTGAAGCCAACAACGTATTTATATTGTTAATTTGGTTTTGCAGAATTACACCTTGTTCCGCACTTAAAAGCGAAGTAGAACCACCGGAAACCAAGTCATTTATTATATCTAAATATTGACTTGCCAATTTTGTAAAACTGTTTAAAGGAGCATATCCATTAGAAATACCTTTTTGAGTTTTATCTTCTTTGGCAGCAAATAAAGTAGTATGTGCTGCTGTGTCAATTTTATGACTTTCGAATTGCGATTCATCTGTTTTAGAATCCAGTGTACTTTTCAGATTGGTTATACTGCTTTGTGGTATTGCCTCATCTTTATGCCAAAAGCTTTGCCAGGAATTCCAAAATTGTGTTTGAGTTGGTTTGTTGCCAGTTTTAAACCAGCCCAAAATGGTATTAATACTTGTTGCCATATTATATTGAAATTGATTACGAAATTAAATTGTAGATTTTGAGAAACCAGCGTTTTTTTAGCATCGCTTTTGTACAGAATGTACTGTGATTTGAGAGTGTAAAAATAGGGAATAGGAGCCCGAAAAACGAAAAAGAAGCGGCTTGCTTTCAGTAGTTTCAGTAGAAAAAAGAACAACGTTTGACTATTTGTTTTATGGTGCTTTTTTGCTGTCTGTCCAGGTTTGTGAATACAGTTTTTATGAGGGAATTAAATATCGTATTTACAACAAAACGCTATTTTTTATTCTTAAATATTTTTGATAAAAAACAAACCTAAAAATCATCATAGACTTGCATTTTCTGTGATTTTAGGTGTTAA is a window encoding:
- a CDS encoding pyocin knob domain-containing protein, which encodes MATSINTILGWFKTGNKPTQTQFWNSWQSFWHKDEAIPQSSITNLKSTLDSKTDESQFESHKIDTAAHTTLFAAKEDKTQKGISNGYAPLNSFTKLASQYLDIINDLVSGGSTSLLSAEQGVILQNQINNINTLLASDNSNLNTIQEIVDAIETIQTSLNSILINDLTTGGTTKALTAEMGKLLQNTKVDKSTGKSLLADTEINRLATIVNYVHPANHPPGIIAQDTNNRFVTDVEKATWNAKQNSLGFTPENASNKNVANGYAGLGVDGKLISSQIPSITINDTFVVASETEMLALAVETGDLAVRSDLNKSFILKGKNPTLLSDWQELLTPTSDVTTVFGRKGAITAQTGDYAADQITETATKKFQSANQQTFNDVTSSIQTQLDSKVSNATHTGDATGSTVLTVKGINGTLLSGLATGILKNTTNTGVPVIATASDFPILNQNTTGTANNATNLGGQSSTYYAPINSPTFQGIPTGPTPSLGTNTNQLATAAFVALTDFENVKKSGNQTINGNKGFEGNVTFNTGALYLKQPSGTAYNMLMTIPDGIIITHNSNGDFRTDVTSKGIKFGRAAVQAELNTDNLTTSRTFLIPDKAGTIALKGDFLTTPVGDTVKPALVIPNGNLTTIPQDGAIERDWYGILWETHGGVREKISVPDVPYKSITNLNTLFTSYRRSSVNTCQVNSQSEFAPDTAPSWGMLTSCKTDDAGDYGTQTYISMGSIPNTYVRNCNNGTWSAWVKLN